Part of the Catalinimonas alkaloidigena genome is shown below.
TCAATGATAATGCACAATGAAAAAGATATTGTACGGCCTCGCTATATTCGCACTCTTAATGGCAGGCGTATATAGCATGGGACCTACGCCTGAACATGGAGAACTGAGTGGGCAATTACCTGAAGTGCCTACTGACCTCATTGCGCTTGAACAGGAAGTCGTCACCCAGGAGCGGAGTAATCCTTACATCAAAGCTGATAATGAAGCCCGCATCATCTGGGCAGATAGCAGTAAACAGAAAACACCATATAGTATAGTTTATCTGCATGGCTTTGGAGCCAGCCAGGGTGAAGGAGAGCCGGTACATCGCTTGATAGCCGAAAAGTATGGGTTCAACCTCTATCTCTCACGACTCAAAGAACAGGGTATAGAGTCCGATAGCGCATTCAAAAGTATGACTACCGAGAACCTGCTGGAAACCGCCAAACGAGCAGTGGCGATTGGGAAAGTTTTGGGTGACAAGGTGATTATTATGGGAACCTCCACTGGCGGGGCGCTGGGCTTGTACATCACTGCTGAAAACCCTGAAATTGCCGGACTGATTCTCTACTCTCCTATTATCGCTCCTAAAGACGAAAATTTACTCCTGCTCAACCGTCCCTGGGGAAGGCAGATGATGGAAGCAGTAGCCGGAGGGGAATATATCATAGAGGAGAGAGAAGGATTGCAGAAACAATACTGGTCCAGGCTGTATTATATAGAAGGCTACATCGCATTGGCGGGTCTGGTTGAAAATGCCATGACTGCAGCAACCTTCGCAAAAGTCAAATGTCCGGTGTTTTTAGGTTACTATTACAAGAATGAAGAAGAGCAGGATAATGTGGTATCTGTAGAAGCTATGTTGGAGATGTTTGACCAACTTGGCACTGCTTCTGAAGACAAAGTAAAAGTAGCATTTCCTGAGGCGGGAAACCACGTGATCAGCTCGTATATCAGGTCTGGAGACTGGAAAGGTGTTTATCATGAAACCGATAATTTTATGCGGAAAATATTTGGTTTTTCACCTGAAAAGGAAGTAATTATTCCTGAATACGATGAATCGCAAAAACCAAACTCTTAGAAGTTTAAGTGCGATTTTCATAACTGAGCCCACCTGCAGCGCGTCTGTGATTAAACAAGTAATTGGTGTTAAGTAATTATTAAATTCTTTTTGCCTGAATTAACTTTTTGATAAAACTTAAAGAAGCATGAAAGCTTCGGGATTTTTAGAAATTTGCGGTCGTTTTTTACTTATAAACTTTACCTTTTGCTATGAAGAAATATTTACTCATTTGCCTTAGCCTGATGTGTCTAAGCTTTCAGGCCTATGCCCAAACGGGTTCGGTGAGCGGAAAAATCACCGATGAAGGAACCCGGGAAGGCCTCATCGGCGCCAACGTGATTCTGGAAGGAACTGCCACCGGTACAGTGACTGACATAGATGGAAGCTTTACGCTTAATGGAGTGGAAGCCGGCAACCAAACTTTAAATATCACCTTTTTAGGATATGAGTCTATCAGCCTTCCTGTGGTGGTAAAAGCCAATGAAAACACCGATATAGGTACAATTTCCCTGGGGGAAGGAGCCGTAGGGCTGGAAGAAGTAGAAGTTATCGCTTCAGTAGCTATTGACAGAAAAACACCTGTAGCAGTATCTACTATTAAGGGAGCAGAGATAGAACAGAAAATAGGCAATCAGGAATTTCCTGAAATCCTTCGCTCAACGCCTTCCATCTATGTTACCAAGCAAGGCGGTGGTTTCGGTGACTCACGTATTAATGTCCGTGGCTTTGATCAGCGCAACGTAGCCGTGATGATTAACGGTATTCCTGTAAATGATATGGAGAATGGCTGGGTATACTGGTCAAACTGGGCCGGTCTCAGTGATGTGACCAGCAGTATACAGGTACAAAGAGGCCTCAGTGCTTCCAAACTGGCAGTCTCTTCAGTAGGAGGAACAATCAACATTATTACCAATGCTGCCGAAATGAAAAAGGGCGGTGCTGTATCTGTAGGCGTCGGAAATGACGGCTACCAGAAGTACGGGCTGGTGCTTTCTACCGGACTAGGTGAGAATGGCTGGGCCTTTACCCTACAAGGTACGCACACCCGAGGTATGGGTTATGCTGATGGAACTCAGTTCCGCGGCTGGTCATATTTTGCTTCGCTGGCTAAGCAGTTTAATAATCAGCATGCGCTTAACTTTACTGTTTTAGGAGCGCCTCAATGGCATCACCAGAGAGAATACGGAAGCTTTGATGGCGTTACGATACAGACTATAGAAGAAAGAGGAATCAGGTATAACCCTCAGTGGGGCTATCTTGAGGGTGATGAGTTTTCATGGAGAAAGAACTTTTACCATAAGCCTAAAGCGTTCCTAAACCATTACTGGACAATTTCAGACAAGACAGAGTTAGCTACCTCCGCTTATGTTTCATTGGGAAGAGGAGGCGGAACAGGAGACCTGGGAAGAATCAACGGAAGTTACAGAACCTCCAGTAAATTTAGAAATGAGCAGGGCATCGTACGCTGGAATGATATTCAGTCCTGGAACCAGGGCGGGGCAGTACCGGATTTTGGCGATAACCGTATTCCATGGTCCGGACCAGGTACTGAGACATTTGATCCTGGCTATAACGGCCCCTTCGCCGGACAAAACGTAGCAGAATCCTACAGAAACGGATTCATCAGAAGAGCCTCTATGAATGAGCACAACTGGTTTGGGGTCCTGTCTAACCTGACGCATGAAATCACTCAGGACCTGACTTTGGTGGCCGGTATTGACGCACGCTACTACAAAGGAGCCCACTATCGCAGATTAGAAGATCTCTTAGGCCTGGATGCTTACTTTGATGATGATGATATCAATAATCCGGAACATTATGTAACGGATGAAGGCAGGGAAGAGGGTAACGAAATTGACTATTACAATGATGGCCTGGTAAATTGGCTGGGAGCATTTGCTCAGCTTGAATACACCCTTGGCGATTTGTCAATCTTCGGATCAGGCTCATTGTCAAACCAGGGCTTCAAAAGAATTGATTACTTCCTGTACGAAGACAGCGACCCTATGCAGGAGTCAGACTGGCAAAACTTTATGGGAGGAACCGTAAAGATGGGCGCCAATTATAATATCAATGATCAGCACAATGTCTTTGTAAACGGAGGTTATTTTTCTCAGCAGCCCCTCTTTGACAATGTATTTGTTAATTATTCTAACGAGGTTGATCCCGATGTGGAGAACCAGAACGTATATGCTATAGAAGCTGGCTATGGCTTTAGAAGCGCCTACCTGAGTGCCAATATAAATGCATACAGTACCCAGTGGTCTAACCGTCAGATTAGCCGCGGAATTCAGGTAGAAGGCACCGATGGTACCGCCAACTTTACCAACATCAGCCAGTTGCATCAGGGGATAGAGATTGACCTTACCGCATCACCAGTAGACCGTTTGAGTATCAGTGCTATGGCATCTTTTGGTAACTGGAGATATACCGATAACTTCAATGCCTCAGTATTTGACAATGACCAGCAACTGATAGGTACAGGCACTTTGTACATGGAAGATGTAAAAATACCGGATGCGGCGCAGACTACTTTTAACTTAAGCGCAAATTACGAGCTTATAAGTGGGCTTAGCTTATACGGTTCTTATTATTATGCTGATCGTGTGTTTGCTGACTTTGATATTGCTTCCGACGACTCATTCTCTGAGCCGGGAAATCAGGCGTGGCAGCTGCCTTCTTACAACTTGCTGGACGGAGGCCTTACTTACAATTTTACCCTAAGTGGACTGGATCTTACCGTTAACTTAAACGTTAACAATATTCTGAACGAAGAGTACATGGCCGAATCTGAATCTAATATACTATATGACCCCAGTGAAGAGGGAGACCGTGAAGTGGGCGAAAACGGAAGTGTTTTTAACAGAGTTTACTACGGATTTGGTAGAACCTGGAATGCAGGCCTGAAAGTTAGATTCTAAAATAGCTGACTTGCAATTAACATAAACTTCATACTTAAAAAAGAGGCCTTAAGGGTCTCTTTTTTTATTTTAGCACGATCACTACTTTCTAACCTTAAGCAAACAAGCTATGAAAACTTTCATTTTTTCTTTTGCCCTCCTACTTGCTTTTTCTTTTTCAGAAGCGCAGCAAGAGGCAAGTGGCATTGTATACGAAGACCAGAACGCCAATGGCAAAAAGGAGAGGAGAGAACCCGGCATTGCGGGAGTATCAGTTTCCAATGGTGTACAAGTTGTACAAACTGACGAAGAGGGGCGGTATACCCTTCCGGTTGATAATGATGATATTCTTTTTGTCATCAAGCCCAGCGGCTATGAGGTTCCGGTTAATGACTTAAACCTACCCCAGTTTTACTATATCCACAAACCGGCAGGCTCTCCCGATTTAGATTTTGAAGGCGTAGCACCCACCGGAAAGTTGCCCAAATCTGTAGACTTTGCCCTGCTGCCAGCTGAAGCAAGAGAAAGCTTCAGCGGACTATTCTTCGGTGACCCTCAACCCTATACCCGAGAGGAAGTAGCCTTTTTTGACCGGGCGGTGGTAGAAGAAGTAGTAGGCATACAGGATATTCCTTTTGGCCTGAGCCTAGGTGATCTGGTAGGCAATGATCTGGATCTTTTTCAACCCTATAACGAAGCCATTAGCCGGGTAGGTATCCCCTGGTGGAATGTATATGGTAACCACGACATGAATTTTGATGTTGAAGCAGATACACTGGCTGATGAAACTTTTGAAGCCACCTATGGTCCTGCCAATTATGCTTTTAATTACGGCAAAGTTCATTTTATCGTGCTGGACAATGTAATGTACCCCGATCCAAGGGATGGCAAAGGTTACTGGGGTGGTTTTCGCGAAGATATGTTTCAGTTCATGGAAAATGACCTGAAGCACGTGCCTAAAGATCACCTGATTGTAATTTCTTTTCACATACCTCTGTTTGACCCCAGTGAAGACAACGATACTTTTAAGGATGAGGATAGAGAGCGTTTCTTTGCGCTTCTGGAAGATTATCCTCATACATTGTCCTTATCAGCACATACCCATCTGCAAAGACACGATTTCTTCACCAACAAAGAAGGCTGGAAGCAGGATACCCCTCATCACCACTATAATGTAGGTACTACTTCAGGAGACTGGTATTCTGGTAAGCTTGATGAAAATGGAGTGCCAGTTTCTACTATGCGGGATGGGACCCCTAAAGGTTATGCGTTTATTAGCTTTGAGGGTAATCAATATGAAATTGACTATAAGGTGGTAGGTAAAGAAGAAGATTACAGAATGCGTATATTCGCTCCCAAAGTAGTCCCTCATGAAGGTCGTACTTCAGCAGGGATTTATGTGAATTTCTTTCAGGGTAGTGAAAAAGCCTCTTTGAGGTATAGAATAGACCAGGGGGCGTGGAAAGATATGTATTATACCATAGATGTTGACCCAACTTATCTGGGCTTTCTCCACGAATGGGACTATACTGAAGAACTGATGCCGGGCAGAAGACCTTCCAATGCGGTAGCTTCCCGTCATCTCTGGCGTGCAAGTATCCCAACTGACCTAAGTGTGGGGACACACACGATAGAAGTAGAAGCGACAGATATGTTTGGTAGAAAATTTACAGAAAGCTCAACCTATAAAGTTGCTCTACCTGCTAAGGTGGAAGAAGTAAAAGGGACTGAAGAATAAATGAATAAAAGATACTCATATCTCCTGCAGGGGCTGGCCTTGGTCAGCCTCTTTTCACATTGCAGTATATCCGATAGAACGGAAGCTGAAGTCAATACAGAGCCGGTTGAAGTTAAAAGCCAGCATGCCGCCGAGATTGATACGCAGGCTGTAGTGAGCACCATTGCCTTTGGCTCATGCAATAGGCAGGATCAACCACAGCCTCTCTGGCAGCCTATCCTGGCCAATGATCCTGACCTTTGGATTTGGCTGGGTGACAATATCTATGGAGATACCGATGATATGAAGGAGATGGCAGCGATGTATGCCCAGCAAAAACAGCAGCCTGGCTATCAGCAACTTTATCAAAATGTGCCGGTCATTGGGATCTGGGATGACCATGACTACGGAATCAACGATGGGGGTAAAGCTTTTCATAAGAAAAAAGAAAGCCGTGACCTGATGCTTGATTTTCTGGATGTGGATGATGAGGCGAAGGTGAGAAAAAGAGAGGGCGGCTATCAGGCTTATACTTTCGGACCTGAAGGGAGACAAGTAAAAGTAATACTTCTGGATACCCGATACTTTCGGGATACATTACTAAATAATGAAGAAGTTGGCAGGCGTTACAAACCTGATCCCGACGGCGATATGTTGGGTGAAGCACAATGGATATGGCTGGAAAAAGAATTAGCAGAAAGCTCGGCTGAAATTAACATCATCGCCAGCAGCATACAGGTAATTTCTGAGGAGCATGGCTTTGAGAAATGGGCTAACTTACCAACTTCCAGAGAACGCTTGTTTCAATACATAGAAGATTCAGGTGCGAGAGGAGTAGTCTTATTGAGTGGTGACCGACATATCGGGGAAATATCAAAGATCAACATTTCAGGAGTTCCTTATCCTATTTATGATATCACATCAAGTGGGCTTACCCATGTTTATGAAGACGCTGACGAAAGCAACCGGCATAGAGTCGGAGAACTGGTTACAAACTTAAATTTTGGTATCATTGAAATTAAATGGGAAAGCCCTATCAGCCTTACCTATAGCATAAAAGGGCGGAATAACCAGACCTATCAATCTGCTTACACTACCCTCTAAGCACTTTTTACATAATTCCACTTTATAGGATTAAAAGCAATCGGCTTTTAATCCCTTTGCTCCTTCGCTTTCTATAGCCATAGAATAGCCCAAATCACCTATAAATCTCTGGTGTCAATATTTAGGCACGTACCTTCCACATGTACCTTATGTAATCTATATCAAACATTGCAAAAAAAACTATTATTTAATTATCATTTTTTTATAACAATTACAATAACCTTCTTGTAATTATTCTATTAAGCCTTATCTCAAGAGCTAATAGGGCATAAAAAAAGAAAAAACTAAAAAAAATTACATTATTTAGTTTAATAATTAAAAATCATTTTTTAACTTCATGGTATGGAAAATCATTACGCAATTGTTAC
Proteins encoded:
- a CDS encoding alpha/beta hydrolase; the encoded protein is MKKILYGLAIFALLMAGVYSMGPTPEHGELSGQLPEVPTDLIALEQEVVTQERSNPYIKADNEARIIWADSSKQKTPYSIVYLHGFGASQGEGEPVHRLIAEKYGFNLYLSRLKEQGIESDSAFKSMTTENLLETAKRAVAIGKVLGDKVIIMGTSTGGALGLYITAENPEIAGLILYSPIIAPKDENLLLLNRPWGRQMMEAVAGGEYIIEEREGLQKQYWSRLYYIEGYIALAGLVENAMTAATFAKVKCPVFLGYYYKNEEEQDNVVSVEAMLEMFDQLGTASEDKVKVAFPEAGNHVISSYIRSGDWKGVYHETDNFMRKIFGFSPEKEVIIPEYDESQKPNS
- a CDS encoding TonB-dependent receptor; amino-acid sequence: MKKYLLICLSLMCLSFQAYAQTGSVSGKITDEGTREGLIGANVILEGTATGTVTDIDGSFTLNGVEAGNQTLNITFLGYESISLPVVVKANENTDIGTISLGEGAVGLEEVEVIASVAIDRKTPVAVSTIKGAEIEQKIGNQEFPEILRSTPSIYVTKQGGGFGDSRINVRGFDQRNVAVMINGIPVNDMENGWVYWSNWAGLSDVTSSIQVQRGLSASKLAVSSVGGTINIITNAAEMKKGGAVSVGVGNDGYQKYGLVLSTGLGENGWAFTLQGTHTRGMGYADGTQFRGWSYFASLAKQFNNQHALNFTVLGAPQWHHQREYGSFDGVTIQTIEERGIRYNPQWGYLEGDEFSWRKNFYHKPKAFLNHYWTISDKTELATSAYVSLGRGGGTGDLGRINGSYRTSSKFRNEQGIVRWNDIQSWNQGGAVPDFGDNRIPWSGPGTETFDPGYNGPFAGQNVAESYRNGFIRRASMNEHNWFGVLSNLTHEITQDLTLVAGIDARYYKGAHYRRLEDLLGLDAYFDDDDINNPEHYVTDEGREEGNEIDYYNDGLVNWLGAFAQLEYTLGDLSIFGSGSLSNQGFKRIDYFLYEDSDPMQESDWQNFMGGTVKMGANYNINDQHNVFVNGGYFSQQPLFDNVFVNYSNEVDPDVENQNVYAIEAGYGFRSAYLSANINAYSTQWSNRQISRGIQVEGTDGTANFTNISQLHQGIEIDLTASPVDRLSISAMASFGNWRYTDNFNASVFDNDQQLIGTGTLYMEDVKIPDAAQTTFNLSANYELISGLSLYGSYYYADRVFADFDIASDDSFSEPGNQAWQLPSYNLLDGGLTYNFTLSGLDLTVNLNVNNILNEEYMAESESNILYDPSEEGDREVGENGSVFNRVYYGFGRTWNAGLKVRF
- a CDS encoding calcineurin-like phosphoesterase family protein; amino-acid sequence: MKTFIFSFALLLAFSFSEAQQEASGIVYEDQNANGKKERREPGIAGVSVSNGVQVVQTDEEGRYTLPVDNDDILFVIKPSGYEVPVNDLNLPQFYYIHKPAGSPDLDFEGVAPTGKLPKSVDFALLPAEARESFSGLFFGDPQPYTREEVAFFDRAVVEEVVGIQDIPFGLSLGDLVGNDLDLFQPYNEAISRVGIPWWNVYGNHDMNFDVEADTLADETFEATYGPANYAFNYGKVHFIVLDNVMYPDPRDGKGYWGGFREDMFQFMENDLKHVPKDHLIVISFHIPLFDPSEDNDTFKDEDRERFFALLEDYPHTLSLSAHTHLQRHDFFTNKEGWKQDTPHHHYNVGTTSGDWYSGKLDENGVPVSTMRDGTPKGYAFISFEGNQYEIDYKVVGKEEDYRMRIFAPKVVPHEGRTSAGIYVNFFQGSEKASLRYRIDQGAWKDMYYTIDVDPTYLGFLHEWDYTEELMPGRRPSNAVASRHLWRASIPTDLSVGTHTIEVEATDMFGRKFTESSTYKVALPAKVEEVKGTEE
- a CDS encoding alkaline phosphatase D family protein, whose amino-acid sequence is MNKRYSYLLQGLALVSLFSHCSISDRTEAEVNTEPVEVKSQHAAEIDTQAVVSTIAFGSCNRQDQPQPLWQPILANDPDLWIWLGDNIYGDTDDMKEMAAMYAQQKQQPGYQQLYQNVPVIGIWDDHDYGINDGGKAFHKKKESRDLMLDFLDVDDEAKVRKREGGYQAYTFGPEGRQVKVILLDTRYFRDTLLNNEEVGRRYKPDPDGDMLGEAQWIWLEKELAESSAEINIIASSIQVISEEHGFEKWANLPTSRERLFQYIEDSGARGVVLLSGDRHIGEISKINISGVPYPIYDITSSGLTHVYEDADESNRHRVGELVTNLNFGIIEIKWESPISLTYSIKGRNNQTYQSAYTTL